The Anas platyrhynchos isolate ZD024472 breed Pekin duck chromosome 3, IASCAAS_PekinDuck_T2T, whole genome shotgun sequence genome includes a window with the following:
- the CILK1 gene encoding serine/threonine-protein kinase ICK, which translates to MNRYTTIRQLGDGTYGSVLLGRSIESGELIAIKKMKRKFYSWEECMNLREVKSLKKLNHANVVKLKEVIRENDHLYFVFEYMKENLYQLMKERNKLFPESTVRNIMYQILQGLAFIHKHGFFHRDLKPENLLCMGPELVKIADFGLAREIRSRPPYTDYVSTRWYRAPEVLLRSTSYSSPIDIWAVGCIMAEVYTLRPLFPGASEIDTIFKICQVLGTPKKNDWPEGYQLSSSMNFRWPQCVPNNLKTLIPNASSEAVQLMRDMLQWDPKKRPTASQALRYPYFQVGHALGVQDLAKQKELHDKSSLHIKPVPPPQPPSKSHTRISSRAFQQSQASHHLVYPYKTDNSGTDHSNYLQEDKSNQLLLPAIHNKVPQQKTSAGTENINGELKPKARRRWGHLARTVKSSEDWDDLEDLDFGSSVTRVDLKNKKRQNDETLCRFESILDLKPSDAVGSGNSAPSHVTFPRQDTPTLRVSAAKQHYLRHSRYLPGVNTRNSLVSTSSKESVPSNPWPSSGLPGKTSGLGGSINRINSGPIGSSGLSSGYIPSFLKKEVGSAGQRVQLAPIADPSSNYASPKLVRPHPGRPSFNSPSKSTPRLMPLPPPAQPIHGRVDWSAKYGANR; encoded by the exons ATGAATAGGTACACAACTATCAGACAGCTTGGTGATGGGACCTACGGCTCTGTCCTCCTAGGGAGAAGCATTGAATCTGGGGAGCTAATAGCCATTAAAAA AATGAAGAGAAAGTTTTATTCCTGGGAGGAATGCATGAACCTTCGAGAGGTTAAG TCTTTGAAAAAACTAAACCATGCCAATGTAGTAAAGCTGAAAGAAGTTATCAGGGAAAATGATCATCTGTACTTTGTGTTTGAATACATGAAGGAAAATCTTTATCAGTTAATGAAAGAAAG AAACAAACTGTTTCCTGAGTCTACAGTTAGGAACATTATGTATCAGATCCTGCAAGGACTTGCATTTATCCATAAACATG GGTTCTTTCACAGAGACTTGAAACCTGAAAACCTCCTGTGCATGGGACCAGAACTTGTAAAAATAGCAGACTTTGGCTTAGCCCGAGAAATCCGATCTAGACCTCCTTACACCGATTACGTATCCACGAGATG GTACAGGGCTCCTGAAGTCCTACTGAGATCCACCAGCTATAGTTCTCCAATAGATATTTGGGCTGTTGGTTGTATAATGGCAGAAGTTTACACGCTGAGGCCGCTCTTCCCAGGTGCCAGTGAAATTGATACTATATTCAAAATTTGCCAGGTGTTGGGGACACCAAAGAAG AATGACTGGCCCGAAGGCTACCAACTTTCATCCTCCATGAATTTTCGCTGGCCTCAGTGTGTACCTAACAACCTGAAAACCCTCATACCTAACGCTAGCAGCGAAGCAGTGCAGCTTATGAGAGACATGCTGCAGTGGGACCCCAAAAAGCGGCCAACAGCTAGCCAG GCACTCCGATATCCATATTTCCAGGTTGGGCATGCCTTGGGTGTTCAGGACCTGGCAAAACAGAAGGAACTCCATGATAAATCATCTCTGCATATTAAGCCTGTCCCGCCACCACAACCTCCTTCAAAATCCCACACCCGTATTTCTTCACGAGCATTTCAGCAAAGCCAGGCTTCTCATCATTTGGTCTATCCATATAAGACAGACAACTCTGGGACTGATCACAGTAACTATTTGCAGGAAGACAAGTCTAACCAGCTTCTTCTTCCTGCAATTCACAATAAGGTTCCTCAGCAG AAAACATCTGCTGGAACTGAGAACATAAACGGTGAACTTAAACCAAAAGCTAGGCGGAGATGGGGGCATCTTGCTAGAACAGTGAAGAGTTCTGAAGACTGGGATGATTTGGAAGACCTTGATTTTGGCTCTTCTGTCACAAGAGTtgacctgaaaaacaaaaagaggcaGAATGATGAAACTCTTTGTAG ATTTGAAAGCATTTTGGACCTGAAGCCTTCGGATGCTGTTGGCTCTGGCAACAGTGCACCTTCCCACGTTACCTTCCCTCGGCAGGACACTCCCACGTTGCGAGTTTCTGCAGCAAAGCAGCACTACCTGAGACATTCTAGGTATCTACCTG GAGTAAACACAAGGAATAGCTTAGTCTCCACTTCGAGCAAAGAGTCCGTTCCGTCTAATCCCTGGCCCAGTTCTGGTTTGCCTGGGAAAACTTCAGGTTTGGGAGGAAGTATTAACAGGATAAATTCAG GTCCCATAGGATCAAGTGGTCTAAGTAGTGGTTATATCCCTTCGTTTCTGAAGAAGGAAGTAGGCTCTGCTGGGCAGAGGGTTCAGTTAGCACCAATTGCAGATCCATCTTCTA ATTATGCTTCTCCGAAGTTGGTAAGACCCCATCCTGGACGGCCCTCATTCAACTCCCCTTCAAAAAGCACACCAAGGTTAATGCCTCTCCCGCCACCAGCTCAGCCGATCCACGGCCGCGTTGACTGGTCTGCAAAGTACGGTGCTAACCGGTGA
- the LOC101796851 gene encoding glutathione S-transferase 3, whose amino-acid sequence MAGKPKLYYFDGRGKMESIRWLLAAAGVEFEEEFLETREQYEKLLQSGSLLFQQVPLVEIDGMKMVQTRAILNYIAAKYNLYGKDLKERALIDMYVGGTEDLMGFILMFPFLSAEDKEKQRAFIVQKATSRYFPVYEKVLKDHGQDFLVGNSFSWADIHLLEAILMVEEKKSDVLSSFPQLQAFKRRISSIPTIKKFLEPGSQRKPVPDDKYVETVRKVLRMYYDIKAN is encoded by the exons ATGGCTGGAAAACCCAAACTTTACTACTTTGATGGAAGAGGCAAAATGGAATCCATTCGCTGGTTGTTAGCTGCAGCCGGGGTTGAG tttgaagaGGAGTTTTTGGAAACACGAGAACAGTATGAGAAGCTCCTGCAAA gTGGATCCCTGCTGTTCCAGCAAGTTCCCCTGGTGGAGATCGATGGGATGAAGATGGTGCAGACCAGAGCCATCCTCAACTACATTGCAGCAAAGTACAACCTCTACGGAAAGGACCTGAAGGAGAGAGCCCT GATTGATATGTATGTTGGAGGAACTGAGGACCTTATGGGCTTTATTTTGATGTTCCCATTCTTATCGGCTGAGGATAAAGAAAAGCAACGTGCCTTTATAGTTCAGAAGGCCACCAGCAGGTACTTCCCAGTATATGAAAAG GTTCTGAAAGACCATGGGCAGGACTTCCTTGTTGGCAACAGTTTTAGCTGGGCGGACATTCATCTTCTTGAAGCCATTTTAATGGTAGAAGAGAAGAAGTCGGACGTTCTCTCGAGCTTTCCTCAGTTGCAG GCATTTAAAAGAAGGATAAGCAGCATCCCCACAATCAAGAAGTTTCTAGAGCCTGGAAGCCAGAGAAAACCTGTTCCTGATGATAAATATGTGGAGACTGTGAGGAAAGTTCTCCGCATGTATTATGATATAAAAGCGAATTAG